A region of Alosa alosa isolate M-15738 ecotype Scorff River chromosome 17, AALO_Geno_1.1, whole genome shotgun sequence DNA encodes the following proteins:
- the arid2 gene encoding LOW QUALITY PROTEIN: AT-rich interactive domain-containing protein 2 (The sequence of the model RefSeq protein was modified relative to this genomic sequence to represent the inferred CDS: deleted 2 bases in 1 codon), with the protein MANSTGKNLPDQRRKGLAFLDELRQFHQSRGSPFKKIPIVGGKELDLNALYIRVVSLGGFAKVSDKNQWSELGEEFNFPRSCSNAAFVLKQYYLRYLEKYEKVHHFGEDDDDVQPGNPKPSLPIGAIPCSYNYQQHSVSDYLRQSYGLSTDFVAPSDYNKLVLSLLSGLPNEVDFAINVCTLLSNESKHAMQLEKEPKLVTLLLAHTGVFDDSLGSFSAVFGMDWKEKTSRDFNKFWKDVIEDTEVRDLISDNRNTTSPGAAGRQEVLFHPARAPGLGDAEGQRVLQVALILRNLSFEEANVKLLATNRTCLRFLLLCAHCTFVSLRQLGLDTLGNVAGELQLDPVDFRTTHLMFHTITKCLMSRDRFLKMRAMEILGNLSKAEDNGVLICEYVDQDSYREVISLLTLPDVMLLISSLEVLYQLTELGEVTCSKISSVERSIDLLVRLVSIDLHTFGPDALTAVKLIEHQASSSQVAEVRPQLVEHVPPPMQGPPGPAPRVPVQSTPPGIVELDGEKFTLQWLNAHFEVNMEGSVSRSEMYSEYLATCSKMARSGILTSSGFYKCLRTIFPNHAVKRMDDGKMNTQAQIHVVGIRRRSIPLPIQLYYQQQPSPVAVTKHEAPSEHPQAPPTGLHPGMGGQFVRAPVPSPTASQAAPQLAYAVQAAPHSHPPPAMTVSPRFPPANPPGLPQQSPSPAVAPMPPRPGDMVKTAMIQSSIPTASVPPTMPNHGGLPAAMAPPQQLLHHAPVTLFQQGPPPQAHHVFAGRVQGVVPPGAGQQRLPQPGGAGASQESSVVLASPPQFVSSASIVAGGQVFTVAGVQNAQGSRVTFQNIAPKPAPNPAAAAAAALSSSNQQQALQQQTPPQQNVVIVSPNPQPNPAFAPAIHQIVLTNPSGMPTAQTIQLAGQPPSTSTPPPSHCPPTSSPLPQVVSSPSHPGQGPPPTVSQMLSVKRQQQQQHLQTYPPPPGQPTSTESSLIKQLLLPKRGPSTPGGKLILPAPQVPPPSSTRAPSPQVVYKVSSSSSSSGGGQSMAQPQQQQPQQLNVQLVQSPLPSPSAVQTVPISSLQLLPGHQLISTSSPATILQGTPANQVTFTVVPNAGFPATGVAQGVPSPLTTQTGLPVSGAPPSALGVQVQPVTSPQPPAGATPPVSVPPFRADKIICQKEEEAKDATGLHVHERKIEVVENSSLGEGAKTSNGDAAEPQGPGGAKLLNGRKCVDSSLPPYNSGNSQLAGAQVAQALNGPATEAADAASAGKLSPAGPTPDPRKLLVNGVCDFDRGDAAGPGAHLGKNIPNHKASKHVGNGEVAPRGHGAAPGADSLPQPQQDTAKAEPGRLASEISNGPSGQNYDAPTPHLRLQQPHHHHHHHHHHHHSPPILPPQGSEVQSQPQPQQPANGANESRALKRPAEDGEWGPQSGIPSKVGVRIVTISDPNNAGHSATMVAVPAGADPSTVAKVAIENAAQQKPGALTQQDTLPQQSVSAAMPVAPAVPQPLQGSSGSPSPSLEGPQATAVPQEQARKPGQNFKCLWQSCKRWFETPSQVFYHAATQHGGKEVYPGQCLWEGCEPFSRQRLSFITHLQDKHCSRDALIAGLKLEEQRQGGNQNTSKSPPVAASSPTPRAQKAIVNHPSAALMALRRGSRNLVFRDFTDDKEGPMTKHIRLTAALTLKNVAKYSDDGRRLVKRHECHLSVLALSNMEVSTTLAKCLYELTHTLQA; encoded by the exons CTATTTAGAAAAGTATGAGAAAGTCCACCACTTCGGTGAAGATGACGATGACGTCCAGCCGGGCAACCCCAAACCATCTCTTCCAATTGGTGCAATACCCTGCTCTTACAACTACCAGCAACACTCTGTATCAG ACTATCTCCGCCAAAGCTATGGCTTGTCCACGGACTTTGTGGCGCCGTCCGACTACAACAAGCTGGTGCTGTCCCTGCTGTCGGGCCTGCCCAACGAGGTGGACTTTGCCATCAACGTGTGCACGCTGCTGTCCAACGAGAGCAAGCACGCCATGCAGCTGGAGAAGGAGCCCAAGCTGGTCACGCTGCTGCTGGCCCATACGGGGGTCTTCGACGACT CGTTAGGGAGCTTCTCTGCCGTGTTTGGGATGGATTGGAAGGAGAAGACGTCTCGGGACTTTAACAAG tTCTGGAAGGATGTCATAGAGGACACCGAAGTACGAGATCTCATCTCGGACAACAGAAACACCACCTCACCAG GAGCGGCGGGGCGGCAGGAGGTGCTCTTCCACCCAGCGCGTGCCCCGGGGCTGGGCGACGCCGAGGGCCAGCGCGTGCTGCAGGTGGCGCTCATCCTGCGCAACCTGTCCTTCGAGGAGGCCAACGTCAAGCTGCTGGCCACCAACCGCACCTGCCTGCGCTTCCTGCTGCTCTGCGCCCACTGCACCTTCGTCTCGCTGCGGCAGCTGGGCCTCGACACGCTGGGCAACGTTGCCGGAGAG CTCCAGCTTGATCCAGTGGATTTTCGGACAACCCACCTGATGTTCCACACCATCACCAAATGCTTGATGTCCAGGGACCGCTTCCTGAAAATGAGAG CAATGGAGATCCTGGGTAACCTGAGCAAGGCGGAGGACAACGGCGTGCTGATCTGCGAGTACGTGGACCAGGACTCGTACCGCGAAGTGATCAGCCTGCTCACCTTGCCCGACGTCATGCTCCTTATCTCCTCCCTCGAGGTGCTCTACCAGCTCACCGAGCTCGGCGAGGTCACCTGCTCCAAGATTTCCTCCGTGGAGAGGAGTATAG ACCTGCTTGTACGGCTAGTGTCCATTGATCTGCACACGTTTGGCCCCGACGCCCTGACTGCTGTCAAGCTCATCGAGCACCAGGCGTCCAGCAGCCAAGTGGCAGAGGTGCGGCCACAGCTCGTCGAGCACGTCCCTCCCCCCATGCAGGGCCCACCTGGACCAG CACCAAGAGTCCCTGTTCAGTCTACTCCTCCTGGTATTGTGGAGTTAgatggggagaagttcaccctTCAGTG GCTGAATGCTCACTTTGAAGTGAACATGGAGGGCTCGGTGTCGAGGTCCGAGATGTACTCTGAGTACCTGGCCACCTGCAGCAAGATGGCCCGCAGCGGGATTCTCACCTCCTCTGGCTTCTACAAGTGCTTGAG GACAATCTTCCCTAATCACGCGGTTAAACGCATGGACGATGGCAAGATGAATACCCAGGCGCAGATCCACGTGGTTGGGATTCGGAGGCGATCCATCCCCCTCCCCATCCAGCTATACTATCAGCAGCAGCCCAGCCCTGTGGCCGTGACCAAGCACGAAGCCCCCTCAGAACACCCACAGGCGCCCCCAACAG GCCTCCACCCTGGCATGGGTGGGCAGTTTGTGCGGGCACCTGTCCCCAGCCCTACAGCCAGCCAGGCAGCGCCGCAGTTGGCCTACGCCGTGCAGGCAGCGCCACACTCGCACCCACCACCAGCCATGACCGTTTCTCCACGCTTCCCGCCGGCCAACCCGCCCGGCCTGCCCCAGCAGTCGCCGAGCCCCGCCGTCGCACCCATGCCACCGCGTCCCGGCGACATGGTCAAGACGGCCATGATCCAGAGCTCCATCCCCACGGCGTCGGTGCCGCCCACCATGCCCAACCACGGCGGGCTCCCGGCCGCCATGGCGCCCCCGCAGCAGCTGCTGCACCACGCTCCTGTCACGCTCTTCCAGCAGGGCCCCCCCCCGCAGGCCCACCACGTCTTCGCCGGACGGGTCCAGGGCGTGGTTCCTCCGGGCGCCGGTCAGCAGCGCCTGCCCCAGCCCGGCGGCGCCGGCGCCTCCCAGGAGTCGTCGGTGGTCCTGGCCTCGCCGCCGCAGTTCGTCAGCTCGGCCTCGATAGTGGCCGGCGGGCAGGTGTTCACGGTTGCTGGCGTCCAGAACGCGCAGGGCTCCAGGGTCACCTTCCAGAACATCGCCCCGAAGCCTGCACCcaacccagcagcagcagcagcagctgcccTCAGCAGCAGCAAC CAGCAGCAGGCTCTGCAGCAGCAGACGCCACCGCAGCAAAACGTGGTCATCGTCAGCCCCAACCCCCAGCCAAACCCAGCGTTCGCCCCGGCCATCCACCAGATAGTGCTGACCAACCCCTCTGGCATGCCCACGGCCCAGACCATCCAGCTGGCCGGGCAGCCTCCCAGCACCTCTACCCCTCCGCCCTCGCACTGCCCCCCAACCTCCAGCCCTCTGCCCCAGGTCGTGAGCTCGCCCTCGCACCCGGGCCAGGGCCCCCCTCCCACGGTCAGTCAGATGCTCTCCGTCaagcgccagcagcagcagcagcacctccaGACGTACCCCCCGCCTCCCGGCCAGCCTACCTCCACGGAGTCCAGCCTGATCAAACAGTTACTGCTTCCGAAGCGCGGGCCCTCCACTCCCGGAGGGAAACTCATCCTCCCCGCGCCGCAGGTCCCTCCCCCCAGCAGCACGCGGGCACCCAGTCCGCAGGTGGTCTACAAGgtgtccagcagcagcagcagcagtggcggcgGCCAGAGCATGGCccagccgcagcagcagcagccccagcAGCTCAACGTGCAGCTGGTCCAAAGCCCGCTGCCGTCGCCCAGTGCCGTACAGACTGTCCCCATCTCCAGCCTGCAGCTCCTGCCTGGCCACCAGCTCATCTCCACCAGCAGCCCGGCCACCATCCTCCAAGGTACGCCCGCCAACCAGGTCACGTTCACGGTAGTGCCAAACGCGGGCTTCCCCGCCACCGGGGTTGCCCAGGGCGTGCCGTCGCCGCTGACGACGCAGACGGGCCTGCCCGTCAGCGGAGCCCCGCCCAGCGCGCTCGGGGTCCAGGTGCAGCCCGTGACCTCACCTCAGCCCCCCGCAGGGGCCACGCCGCCCGTCTCTGTGCCGCCGTTCCGGGCGGACAAGATTATCTGccaaaaggaggaggaggccaaAGACGCCACGGGGCTTCACGTCCACGAGCGCAAGATCGAGGTGGTGGAGAACTCCTCCCTGGGCGAGGGCGCCAAAACCAGCAACGGGGACGCGGCGGAGCCCCAGGGCCCTGGAGGAGCCAAGCTGCTCAACGGGAGGAAGTGCGTCGACTCGAGTCTACCTCCGTACAACTCAGGGAACAGCCAGCTGGCCGGTGCTCAGGTCGCACAGGCTCTCAACGGGCCCGCCACGGAGGCCGCCGACGCCGCCAGCGCCGGGAAGCTGAGCCCCGCCGGTCCGACTCCGGACCCCCGAAAGCTCCTGGTCAACGGGGTTTGCGATTTCGACCGGGGGGACGCCGCGGGCCCTGGCGCCCACCTCGGCAAAAACATTCCAAATCACAAAGCTTCCAAACACGTGGGGAACGGGGAGGTGGCCCCCAGAGGGCACGGCGCGGCGCCTGGTGCGGACTCTCTTCCTCAACCTCAGCAGGACACTGCCAAAGCAGAGCCCGGCCGGC TGGCGTCCGAGATCTCCAACGGGCCCTCGGGCCAGAACTATGACGCTCCCACGCCCCACCTGCGCCTCCagcaaccccaccaccaccaccaccaccaccaccaccaccaccactcgcCCCCCATCTTGCCTCCCCAGGGGTCGGAGGTCCAGTCCCAACCCCAGCCACAGCAGCCAGCAAACGGAGCTAACGAGAGCCGGGCGCTCAAGCGGCCGGCTGAAGACGGGGAGTGGGGGCCCCAGTCCGGCATCCCCAGCAAAGTGGGCGTGCGGATAGTCACCATCAGCGACCCCAACAACGCCGGCCACAGCGCCACCATGGTGGCCGTACCGGCCGGGGCCGACCCAAGCACAGTAGCAAAAGTAGCAATAGAGAACGCAGCGCAGCAGAAGCCCGGCGCCTTGACACAGCAGGACACGCTCCCTCAG CAGTCGGTGTCGGCAGCTATGCCCGTGGCCCCCGCGGTGCCCCAGCCCCTGCAGGGCAGCAGTGGCAGTCCCAGTCCGTCTCTGGAAGGCCCACAGGCCACAGCGGTACCCCAGGAGCAGGCCCGGAAACCTGGCCAGAACTTCAAGTGTCTCTGGCAATCCTGTAAACG GTGGTTTGAGACACCATCTCAGGTGTTCTACCATGCCGCCACTCAACATGGCGGGAAGGAGGTGTACCCTGGGCAATGCCTCTGGGAAGGCTGTGAACCCTTCTCACGGCAAAGACTGTCCTTCATCACTCACTTACAG GACAAGCACTGCTCAAGGGACGCTCTAATCGCTGGCCTGAAACTGGAGGAGCAGAGGCAAGGCGGCAATCAGAACACTTCCAA GTCTCCACCAGTGGCTGCCAGCAGTCCGACCCCAAGAGCACAGAAAGCTATCGTCAATCACCCCAGTGCCGCCCTCATGGCACTACGCAGGGGGTCACGGAACCTGGTCTTCAGAGACTTTACT GATGACAAAGAGGGACCAATGACCAAACACATACGACTAACTGCTGCCTTAACATTAAAGAACGTCGCAAAGTATTCAGACGATGGGCGAAG GTTGGTAAAACGACATGAGTGCCACCTGTCGGTCCTGGCGCTCAGCAACATGGAAGTCTCCACGACGCTTGCCAAATGCCTTTACGAACTGACTCACACCCTACAGGCTTGA